One Mya arenaria isolate MELC-2E11 chromosome 7, ASM2691426v1 genomic window carries:
- the LOC128241814 gene encoding tubulin alpha-3 chain-like: MRECISIHIGQAGVQIGNACWELYCLEHGIQPDGQMPSDKTIGGGDDSFNTFFSETGAGKHVPRAVMMDLEPTVVDEVRTGTYRQLFHPEQLITGKEDAANNYARGHYTIGKEIIDLVLDRIRKLADQCTGLQGFLIFHSFGGGTGSGFASLLMERLSVDYGKKSKLEFAIYPAPQVSTAVVEPYNSILTTHTTLEHSDCAFMVDNEAIYDICRRNLDIERPTYTNLNRLIGQIVSSITASLRFDGALNVDLTEFQTNLVPYPRIHFPLATYAPVISAEKAYHEQLSVAEITNACFEPANQMVKCDPRHGKYMACCMLYRGDVVPKDVNAAIATIKTKRTIQFVDWCPTGFKVGINYQPPTVVPGGDLAKVQRACCMLSNTTCIAEAWARLDHKFDLMYAKRAFVHWYVGEGMEEGEFSEAREDLAALEKDYEEVGVDSVEGEEEEGEEY; encoded by the exons ATG CGTGAATGTATCTCCATCCACATCGGACAGGCCGGTGTCCAAATCGGAAATGCCTGCTGGGAGCTGTACTGCTTGGAGCACGGCATCCAGCCCGACGGCCAGATGCCCTCCGACAAGACCATTGGCGGCGGCGACGACTCCTTCAACACATTCTTCAGCGAGACGGGCGCCGGCAAGCACGTGCCACGTGCCGTCATGATGGACTTGGAGCCGACTGTAGTTG ATGAAGTCCGAACCGGCACCTACCGTCAGCTATTCCACCCCGAACAGCTGATCACTGGCAAAGAGGACGCCGCCAACAATTACGCCCGCGGTCACTACACCATCGGCAAAGAGATTATCGACCTCGTCCTTGACCGGATCAGGAAGTTGGCTGACCAATGTACTGGTCTTCAGGGATTCCTCATCTTCCACTCCTTCGGTGGAGGCACTGGCTCTGGCTTCGCCTCTCTGCTCATGGAACGCCTGAGCGTCGACTATGGCAAGAAGTCTAAGCTGGAGTTCGCCATCTACCCGGCGCCCCAAGTGTCCACCGCTGTCGTGGAGCCCTATAACTCCATTCTGACTACCCACACCACCCTGGAACACTCCGATTGCGCTTTCATGGTCGACAATGAAGCCATCTACGACATCTGCCGTAGGAACCTTGACATTGAGCGCCCGACCTACACAAATCTGAACAGATTAATAGGTCAGATCGTCTCATCCATCACCGCCTCACTCAGGTTCGACGGCGCCCTGAACGTCGACTTGACCGAGTTCCAGACCAACTTGGTGCCCTACCCAAGAATTCATTTCCCACTGGCCACATATGCGCCGGTCATCTCCGCCGAAAAAGCCTACCACGAGCAGCTGTCCGTCGCCGAGATCACCAATGCCTGCTTCGAGCCGGCCAACCAGATGGTGAAGTGCGATCCACGCCACGGAAAGTACATGGCCTGCTGCATGCTTTACCGTGGTGACGTCGTTCCTAAGGACGTCAACGCTGCTATCGCCACCATCAAGACGAAGCGCACTATCCAGTTCGTCGATTGGTGTCCCACCGGCTTCAAGGTCGGCATTAACTACCAGCCACCCACTGTCGTACCCGGCGGCGACCTCGCGAAGGTGCAGCGCGCCTGCTGCATGTTGAGTAACACAACCTGTATCGCGGAGGCCTGGGCCCGCCTTGATCACAAATTTGATCTAATGTACGCCAAGCGCGCCTTCGTCCACTGGTACGTGGGGGAGGGTATGGAGGAGGGCGAGTTCTCCGAGGCCCGTGAGGACCTGGCAGCTCTCGAGAAGGACTATGAAGAAGTGGGCGTCGACTCCGTGGAGGGCGAAGAGGAAGAGGGAGAGGAATATTAa